The proteins below come from a single Hyperolius riggenbachi isolate aHypRig1 chromosome 8, aHypRig1.pri, whole genome shotgun sequence genomic window:
- the LOC137528018 gene encoding E3 ubiquitin-protein ligase TRIM39-like — translation MASADVTAELRCCICMEIYRDPVTLPCGHSFCRGCITQAWDHQEDLQEYKCPECQKRYLNRPELVRNTTLHNICEGLHATETVQEQTGVFCNYCDFPVPATKSCLQCETSLCDHHLRKHDRSGGHTLLPPTTDLGKRKCSVHKKILEYYCTEDAACVCVSCRLDGEHRGHQVETLQEASEKKKEKLRNDLQTVMAETEKAEKRVQSLEERRRKAQEKAAGETERVTALFRDLRRRLEELEERVLSDIMRQVQCYDDIIRQLEIKKAELSRKMRHIEELCHMTDPLTVLQESDTGDLCDTEDRHDKQLHDGGDLDVAGISHTLHTGLADIMSGVNEAICGKPADILLDVTTANNYLQISDDRKSASCSPGENRPETPERFQDWPQVLSSRSFSSGRHYWEVDVGGSDCWRVGMCYPSIARRGEWEESLIGWNNKSWGLCRKNNRHSVRHDKKEILLPNGIPSDRVRIYVDYEAGQISFYALCDPIRHLHTFTATFTEPLHAGLGVWRGCIKISGGSQGV, via the coding sequence CTTCTGCCGGGGCTGCATCACACAAGCCTGGGACCATCAGGAGGATCTACAGGAATATAAATGTCCTGAATGTCAGAAGAGATACTTGAACAGGCCTGAGCTGGTGAGGAACACAACTCTACATAATATCTGTGAAGGTTTACATGCTACAGAGACAGTTCAGGAGCAGACCGGGGTCTTCTGTAATTACTGTGACTTTCCTGTTCCTGCTACTAAATCCTGTCTGCAGTGTGAGACCTCCTTGTGTGATCATCACCTGAGGAAACATGACAGGTCAGGGGGACACACTTTACTGCCTCCCACCACTGACCTGGGGAAGCggaaatgctccgtccataagaagatcctggagtattactgcactgaggatgctgcctgtgtctgtgtgtcctgcaGACTGGATGGAGAACATCGGGGACACCAGGTGGAGACACTACAGGAGGCCtctgagaagaagaaggagaagctgAGGAATGATCTGCAGAcagtgatggcagagacagagaaggctgagaaaagagtccagagtctggaggaacgcaggagaaaagcacaagaaaaagcagCTGGTGAGACAGAGAGAGTCACTGccctgtttagagacctcaggagacGGCTGGAGGAGCTGGAGGAGAGAGTCCTGAGTGACATCATGAGGCAGGTACAATGCTATGATGACATCATCAGACAGCTGGAGATAAAGAAGGcggagctgtccaggaagatgcgtcacattgaggagctgtgtcacatgactgatccactgactgtcttacaggaatcagacacaggtgacttgtgtgacacggaggacagacacgataagcagctccatgatggaggggatctggatgtggccggcatctcacacacattacacacaggactggctgatatcatgtctggGGTAAATGAGGCAATCTGTGGAAAGCctgcagacatattactggatgtaaCCACAGCTAATAATTATCTACAGATATCAGATGACAGGAAATCTGCATCCTGTTCACCAGGAGAGAACCGCCCAGAAAcaccagagagatttcaggattggcctcaggtgttgagcagccggagtttctcctcagggagacattactgggaagtggatgttgggggATCAGATTGCTGGAGAGtcgggatgtgttaccccagtatagccaggagagGAGAATGGGAGGAGTCACTGATTGGATGGAATAACAAGTCCTGGGGTTTGTGCAGGAAGAATAATCGGCACTCAGTGAGACATGACAAGAAAGAGATCCTGTTACCTAATGGGATCCCCAGTGATAGAGTCAGGATATATGtggattatgaggccgggcagatctccttttatgccctgtgtgaccccatcagacacctccacaccttcactgccaccttcactgagcccctccatgctgggTTAGGTGTATGGAGAGGTTGTATAAAGATATCTGGGGGGAGTCAGGGGGTGTGA